In one Pseudarthrobacter oxydans genomic region, the following are encoded:
- a CDS encoding DUF58 domain-containing protein has product MALLDKVPRHLFTTRGWGMITAGGIALGAAYIMGRRDLLTLSVLLIVLPLVSLAGIRLVKPRFQVYREFNPSPVETSAPTTVRLAVARTGTGSGRATMEERLPARLGESPAFRFPSRSATGGTSRYEYHLRSARRGQFLIGPVTAEFTDPFGLSLHRQAIDDGDILTVTPAAVVLPLTGLAGARGNDGITATRIRANPSDDDVMTREYRHGDPMRRVHWAATARHGDLMVRQEESVTTPEATIVMDHRYSAFSGGSAGPAGQAGQDGPSMASSAAFEWSVVAVMSISAHLAERNYALRLLDTGGGPAFLHSPSAPEPDVEEYSGGAGLQSIGESLAAIQLTGSHHARRDNVLHEWAARAATRDRTSHDPGPEAFDDLLMDKLSAHRMRGPVIAVLGTISRMEALALAPAAGYATNAFAIIAAERPAEYADVLEVLRQGGWRAVAVAPSVPVAAAWSQFDQDLAIPAPTADVRRGTGVSR; this is encoded by the coding sequence ATGGCACTGCTGGACAAAGTGCCCCGGCACCTCTTCACCACCCGCGGCTGGGGCATGATCACCGCCGGGGGCATCGCCCTCGGAGCTGCGTACATCATGGGCCGCAGGGACTTGTTGACGTTGAGCGTGCTGCTCATAGTCCTTCCTTTGGTTTCCCTTGCCGGGATCCGGCTGGTGAAACCCAGGTTCCAGGTGTACCGGGAGTTCAACCCCTCCCCCGTGGAAACCTCCGCGCCCACGACCGTCCGGCTCGCGGTGGCCAGGACGGGAACCGGCAGCGGCCGGGCCACCATGGAGGAGCGGTTGCCTGCCCGCCTGGGCGAGTCGCCGGCATTCCGTTTCCCTTCCCGCTCCGCCACAGGGGGCACCAGCCGGTACGAGTACCACCTGCGCTCAGCCCGGCGCGGGCAGTTCCTCATTGGCCCGGTGACGGCTGAGTTCACGGACCCGTTCGGCCTTTCGCTGCACCGCCAGGCGATTGACGACGGCGACATCCTCACCGTGACGCCTGCCGCCGTCGTGCTTCCCCTGACCGGGCTGGCCGGCGCCCGGGGCAACGACGGCATCACGGCCACCAGGATCCGGGCCAATCCCAGCGACGACGACGTCATGACCCGCGAGTACCGGCACGGGGATCCCATGCGGCGGGTGCATTGGGCCGCCACTGCACGCCACGGCGACCTCATGGTGCGTCAGGAGGAGTCGGTCACCACCCCCGAGGCAACAATCGTCATGGACCACCGGTACAGCGCGTTTTCCGGGGGCTCCGCAGGTCCGGCCGGGCAGGCTGGCCAGGACGGGCCCTCCATGGCCAGCAGCGCGGCCTTCGAGTGGAGCGTTGTGGCGGTCATGTCGATCAGCGCGCACCTGGCGGAGCGAAACTACGCCCTGCGCCTGCTGGACACCGGCGGCGGGCCTGCCTTCCTGCACTCGCCGTCCGCTCCCGAACCTGATGTTGAGGAGTACAGCGGCGGTGCCGGGCTCCAGTCCATCGGAGAAAGCCTTGCGGCCATCCAGCTGACCGGATCCCACCACGCCCGCCGCGACAATGTCCTTCACGAGTGGGCGGCCCGGGCGGCCACTCGCGACCGCACGTCCCATGACCCGGGGCCGGAGGCTTTCGACGACCTCCTCATGGACAAGCTGTCCGCACACCGCATGCGGGGTCCGGTGATCGCGGTGCTCGGAACCATTAGCCGCATGGAGGCCCTTGCGCTTGCCCCGGCGGCAGGCTACGCCACCAATGCCTTTGCCATCATCGCTGCCGAAAGGCCCGCAGAGTACGCGGATGTCCTGGAGGTGCTCCGCCAGGGAGGCTGGCGGGCAGTGGCCGTTGCCCCCTCGGTTCCCGTAGCGGCGGCCTGGAGCCAGTTCGACCAGGACCTTGCCATACCCGCCCCGACCGCCGACGTCCGCCGCGGAACGGGGGTGTCCCGGTGA